In Buchnera aphidicola (Aphis aurantii), one DNA window encodes the following:
- the rsmI gene encoding 16S rRNA (cytidine(1402)-2'-O)-methyltransferase → MNLLKNTGTLYIVPTPIGNLLDITYRAIEILQEVNLIACENIKHTNILLQHFNIKNILISFNKNNEIQKNNILVKELQNGKKIALVSNAGTPVINDPGYLLIKQCHLFNIKVIPLPGPCAAITALSASGISTNRFCYEGFLPSKKKARCNLLHSLKKEERTMIFYETKYRIIETIKDIINEIGQNRHIVIAREITKKWEVIYGNKASLILPWIKEDKNRFNKGENVIIIDGYKELKNINISDKIINTFTILRKILSLKESVFITSKIHKISKNNLYQYVIKKIK, encoded by the coding sequence GTGAATTTACTTAAAAATACTGGAACTCTTTATATTGTACCCACGCCTATCGGTAATTTATTAGATATTACTTATCGTGCTATAGAAATACTACAAGAAGTGAATTTAATAGCTTGTGAAAATATTAAACACACTAACATCTTACTTCAACATTTCAATATTAAGAACATTTTAATATCTTTTAATAAAAATAACGAAATTCAAAAAAATAATATTTTAGTTAAAGAGCTACAAAATGGAAAAAAAATTGCATTAGTATCTAACGCTGGAACTCCAGTCATTAATGATCCAGGTTACTTATTAATCAAGCAATGTCATCTATTTAATATTAAAGTAATTCCTTTACCTGGCCCTTGTGCAGCTATCACTGCTTTAAGCGCTTCTGGAATATCTACTAATCGTTTTTGCTATGAAGGATTTCTTCCTTCTAAAAAAAAGGCAAGATGCAATTTATTGCATTCTTTAAAAAAAGAAGAACGAACAATGATTTTTTATGAAACAAAATATAGAATTATTGAAACTATTAAAGATATAATAAATGAAATTGGACAAAATAGACACATAGTAATTGCTAGAGAAATAACAAAAAAATGGGAAGTAATTTATGGAAATAAAGCTAGTTTAATACTTCCTTGGATAAAAGAGGATAAGAATCGATTTAATAAAGGAGAAAATGTTATTATCATAGATGGTTATAAAGAATTAAAAAATATAAATATTTCAGATAAAATAATAAACACTTTCACAATATTAAGAAAAATTCTATCACTAAAAGAATCAGTATTTATTACTTCTAAAATTCATAAAATTAGTAAAAATAATTTATATCAATATGTAATAAAAAAAATAAAATGA